The genome window TCCTGACGAGGGTGCCGGAGCGGCTCCTGAACCCCGTGCTCGGCAAGAGCATCGTCGTGTACGCCACCAAGCCGTGCTGACCGCCGGCCAGCTGGCCGCCACCGTCGACTCGATCGCCGCCTGGCAGGAGCCGTCGGGCATGGTGCCGTGGTTCCCTGGCGGGCACGCCGACCCGTGGAACCACGTCGAGGCGGCCATGGCCCTCACCGTCGGCGGGCGGCTGGCCGAGGCCGGCCGGGCCTTCGACTGGCTGGTCGCCACCCAGCGCCCGGACGGCGCCTGGCACCAGTACTACGTCGGCGACCGGGTCGAGGAGGCCAAGCTCGACGCCAACGTCTGCGCCTACGTGGCCGCCGGCGCGTGGCACCACTTCCTCGCCACCGGCGACACCGGCTTCCTCGAGGCCATGTGGCCGGTGGTCGAGCGGGCCATGGACTTCGTCCTCGACCTCCAGACCCCGCGCGGCGAGATCGTGTGGGCCCGCCACGCCGACGGCACGCCGTGGTCGTTCGCGCTGCTCACCGGCTCGTCGAGCATCAGCCACAGCCTGCGCTGCGCCATCGCCGCCGCCGAGCGCCTCGGGCACGAGCGGCCGGACTGGGAGCTGTCGGCCGCCCGCCTGGTGTGGGTCGTGGCCAACCGGCCGGAGGCGTTCGCGCCGAAGCACCGGTGGGCGATGGACTGGTACTACCCGGTGCTGGCCGGCGTGGTCGGCGGCGACGCCGGCCGGGAGCGGCTGGCCGCCGGGCGGGACCGGTTCCTCATGGACGGGGTCGGCGTGCGCTGCGTGTCCGACCGGCCGTGGGTGACGGCCGCCGAGACGTGCGAGTGCGCCATGGCCCACGTCGCCGTCGGCGAGCGGGAGCGGGCCGTCGAGCTGTTCGCCTGGGCCCAGGACCTGCGCCACGACGACGGCTCGTACTGGACGGGGATCGTCCACCCCGAGCGGGTCCACTTCCCGGGCGGCGAGCGCTCGACGTACACGGCCGCCGCCGTCGTGCTGGCCGCCGACGCCCTCTGGGGGACGGGACCGGCCAGCCGCCTGTTCGCCGACCACGAGGCCGCCGGCCTCCCGCCGGTGCTCGACCTCGACGAGCGCGAGGCCCTGCCCGACCCCTGACGGGAACGTTTCCCGGCGCTCGGGCGTCTCCTCTCCGATGACGGACGCGCCGATCGAGCAGGGCCGATGACCGTCGTGCCGATCGAGGACGGCCGGGAGGTGGCGGCCTGGCCGCCCGAGCTCGTCCGCCTCTACGAGGACCGCTACGACGAGCTGGTCCGCCTGGCCTACCTGCTGACCGGGTCGGCGGCCGTGGCCGAGGAGCTGGTGCAGGACGCCTTCGTCGCCACCCACGCCGGGTGGTCCCGGGTGCGGGAGCCGCTGGCCTACGTGCGGGGCGCGGTCGTGAACCGGTCCCGGTCGTGGGGCCGGCGGGTGGAGCTCGAGCGGCGCCGCCCGCCCACCCCGCCGGAGGACGCCAGCCTGGAGGCCGACGAGCTGTGGGACGCGCTCGCCGTCCTCAACGACCGGCAGCGGGCCGCCATCGTCCTCCGCTACTACGACGGGCTGCCCGATCGCGAGATCGCCGCCGTGCTCGGCTGCCGCGTCCCGACCGTCCGCACCGCCGTCCACCGCGGCCTCGCCGCCCTGCGCCGGGAGATCGAGCGATGACCGACCTCGAGCACGACGTCCGCACCATGCTGGCCCGGCGGGCGGCCGACCCGGCGCCCCATCGCCCGCCGTGGCGGGAGCTGGCCGGGCGCCCCACCGTCGTCGAGCTCGCGCCCGTCGCCGCCCGGAGCCACCGGCTGCCGGCGCTGGCCGCGGCGGCCGTGCTCGTCGTGGCCGGGACGGTCGCCGCCGTCGCGGCCGTGGCCGTCGACCGGGACGCCACCGTCGCCACCGTGACCCCTGCGGCACCGCCGGCCGCCGTGCCGCCGCCGTTCGACCCCGCCGTGGACCCGCCCGTGTGGCCGGTGGGCGGCGACGGCACCGTCGCCGGCTGGTTCGGCGGCCCGCCCGGCGGGCCGGTGCCGGCCACGCCGGCCGGCACCGTCGAGGCCTACCTGGCCGACCGCGTGGACGTGCCCGAGCCCCTCGCCATCAGCGACGCGACGGTGGACGAGGCCGCCGGCACGGCGTCGTACCGGTGGGCGCTCCTCGAGGACCCGGACGGCCCCGGCAACGCCGACCCGGTGGCGATGACGTCGGGCCGGGTGTGGCTGCGCCGCATCGACGCCGCCCCCGGACCGGTGTGGACGGTCGTCGGCGCCGTCGACGACGAGGTCGCCGTCGAGCCTTCGCTCGTCCAGCGGGCCGGCGGGACGGTGGACCTCACCCTCCGCCTGGTCGCCACCGACCCGGACGTCCCGCCGGACAGCCTGGCCGTCACCGTGCTGGTCGACGGCCGGCCGGTGCCGCTCGGGGGCATGACCCTGCCCCAGGGCGCCGAGCCCGACCCGTCGCTCGGCGAGGTGTTCGAG of Acidimicrobiales bacterium contains these proteins:
- a CDS encoding SigE family RNA polymerase sigma factor, giving the protein MTVVPIEDGREVAAWPPELVRLYEDRYDELVRLAYLLTGSAAVAEELVQDAFVATHAGWSRVREPLAYVRGAVVNRSRSWGRRVELERRRPPTPPEDASLEADELWDALAVLNDRQRAAIVLRYYDGLPDREIAAVLGCRVPTVRTAVHRGLAALRREIER